One genomic segment of Helicoverpa zea isolate HzStark_Cry1AcR chromosome 22, ilHelZeax1.1, whole genome shotgun sequence includes these proteins:
- the LOC124641506 gene encoding tRNA (cytosine(34)-C(5))-methyltransferase, with translation MVLSNFLQIRFVSLGSYLKRMGRKNRQYNKFAQRKRERKEQEKNPQEKPAADNRKHYDDIVRENAAFEEYYKGQKVCPEEEWDTFMKTLKENLPTAFRITGSKCEAAALMKLVKSQYFSEILNMKLHAEGDDGEGEEIKPINLPWYPGGYAWQLRLSRTDIRRNEALYKLHNFLVAETAAGGVSRQETVSMIPPVVLDVQPHHKVLDMCAAPGSKTAQLIEFLHADEDKMPTGFVMANDVDNNRCYMLVHQAKRLNSPCILITNHDSAVMPSLVVTDDKNPGATKPLKFDRILCDVPCSGDATLRKNPDIWLKWSTGNGNNLHGIQYRVLKRGCELLEVGGRLVYSTCSFNPVENEAVVHRVLQETAGSVALVNVADMLPGLKFHKGMTYWRPASKDMVFYEKYEDVPEKWQTVVRPQMFPPKPEDLDKYNLDRCVRILPHHQDTGGFFVAVFEKLTPLPWEKDITPAEPSEVKEEEKKEPPKKKRRMGGYREDPFVFFSGEKEDVFPSIKEFYNLNSDFDPTCLLTRCFVGKKKNIYLVSPIVKDVVAKNESSIKIINTGVKTFVRCDNKNMVCPFRLSQEGLQSIAQFIGPARRLRITREDLILVLQSDNPSKPPDVKLFSESTQELVKGFATGSCVLEYKEEGDSSLQLTLVGWRGVHSLRAYTATADTVHYLRLLGADYTKYDINKFKKASDVPEADGETEADSGDVSEVADGESTSAAAASSDTNGADVQSTSATAASSDTNGDVQMTEQSAS, from the exons ATGGTTTTGTCGAATTTCTTACAAATAAGATTTGTATCACTCGGTAGTTACTTAAAAAGGATGGGTAGAAAAAACCGCCAGTATAATAAATTCGCTCAGCGAAAGCGGGAACGCAAAGAGCag GAGAAGAATCCTCAGGAGAAACCAGCTGCTGACAATAGGAAGCATTACGATGATATTGTTAGGGAGAATGCTGCGTTTGAAGAGTATTATAAG GGCCAGAAAGTATGCCCGGAAGAAGAATGGGACACATTCATGAAGACCCTCAAAGAGAACTTGCCGACTGCCTTCCGTATCACAGGTTCCAAGTGTGAGGCAGCTGCACTCATGAAGCTAGTGAAGAGCCAGTACTTCTCCGAGATCCTGAACATGAAGCTGCACGCTGAGGGTGATGATGGAGAAGGGGAGGAGATTAAGCCTATTAATTTGCCTTG GTACCCAGGAGGTTATGCATGGCAGCTCCGTCTATCCCGCACAGACATCAGACGTAATGAGGCTCTGTACAAACTACACAACTTCCTAGTAGCTGAGACAGCTGCGGGTGGCGTGTCTAGACAGGAGACTGTGTCTATGATACCGCCTGTCGTTCTTGATGTACAACCTCAtcataag GTATTGGACATGTGTGCAGCACCTGGATCTAAAACGGCGCAGTTGATTGAATTCCTACATGCTGATGAAGACAAAATGCCTACAG GTTTCGTAATGGCAAACGACGTGGATAACAACAGATGCTACATGTTGGTACACCAGGCTAAGAGATTGAACTCCCCCTGCATACTGATCACGAACCACGACTCCGCTGTCATGCCGTCTCTTGTTGTTACTGATGATAAG AATCCCGGTGCAACAAAACCACTGAAGTTCGACCGCATTCTCTGTGACGTACCGTGTTCTGGAGACGCCACGCTCAGGAAGAACCCTGACATATGGCTCAAATGGTCTACTGGCAATGGGAATAATCTTCATGG CATCCAATACCGGGTCCTCAAACGCGGCTGCGAGCTCCTCGAAGTAGGAGGACGTTTGGTCTACTCCACATGCTCATTCAACCCAGTGGAGAACGAGGCAGTAGTCCACAGAGTACTCCAAGAGACCGCAGGGTCTGTAGCCCTCGTCAATGTCGCTGATATGCTGCCAGGCTTGAAGTTCCACAAGG GCATGACATACTGGCGCCCGGCATCCAAAGACATGGTGTTCTACGAGAAATACGAGGATGTGCCGGAGAAGTGGCAGACCGTGGTCAGACCGCAGATGTTCCCGCCTAAACCTGAGGATTTGGATAAATATAATTTGGATAGATG CGTAAGAATTCTCCCCCACCACCAAGACACTGGTGGTTTCTTCGTAGCAGTCTTCGAGAAACTCACCCCCCTTCCGTGGGAGAAGGACATCACGCCCGCAGAGCCTTCAGAAGTCAAAGAAGAAGAGAAGAAGGAACCGCCTAAGAAGAAGAGGAGAATGGGGGGCTATAGGGAAGATCCTTTTGTGTTCTTCTCAG gCGAAAAAGAAGACGTATTCCCCTCAATAAAAGAATTCTACAATCTCAACTCGGACTTCGACCCGACCTGCCTTCTCACGCGATGCTTCGTGGGGAAGAAGAAGAACATATACTTAGTTTCTCCAATAGTTAAGGACGTTGTGGCGAAGAATGAGTCGAGTATCAAGATTATTAATACTGGTGTCAAGACTTTTGTACGGTGTGATAATAAGAATATGGTTTGTCCGTTTAG ACTATCTCAAGAAGGTCTACAAAGCATAGCGCAGTTCATAGGCCCGGCTCGTCGTCTGCGCATCACCAGGGAGGATCTGATCCTCGTGCTGCAGAGCGACAACCCCAGCAAGCCGCCCGATGTTAAACTGTTCTCGGAGTCCACGCAGGAGCTGGTTAAGGGGTTTg CTACCGGCAGCTGCGTACTAGAATACAAAGAAGAAGGCGACTCGTCTCTGCAGCTAACACTAGTGGGTTGGCGCGGCGTCCACTCTCTCCGCGCGTACACGGCGACTGCCGACACCGTGCATTATCTGAGACTGCTCGGCGCTGATTATACTAAATATG ACATAAACAAGTTCAAGAAAGCCTCCGACGTTCCGGAAGCCGATGGCGAAACCGAAGCCGACTCCGGCGACGTGAGCGAAGTCGCTGACGGCGAGTCCACTAGCGCCGCAGCGGCGAGTAGCGACACTAATGGCGCAGATGTACAGTCCACTAGCGCCACGGCGGCGAGTAGCGACACTAATGGTGACGTACAGATGACAGAACAGTCTGCTTCATAG